A window of Benincasa hispida cultivar B227 chromosome 9, ASM972705v1, whole genome shotgun sequence genomic DNA:
ATTCCTTGTCGACTCGTCGTTTTCTCCTTTAAACGCTCCTTAAGCTGTCCcccccttttccttttcctttttcctttcatttccaTTTCCCCTTCTATTCttccttccttcttcttctccttcttcttcttcgtcttcCACCAGGTACTCTCTCGTTCTAGAATCTCATCTCTCGAAGACTTCTTCTATTTATCTTCACTTTTGTTGGTCTTACTTTTTGATTCATTCGCCATATGGTTGTAATTATTGCTCCAATTATCATAATCGCTATCTGAAATTTTCGCCGATTTTTTTCGGTTTCACTTGGCGTAGCTTGTTCTTGGAAATAATAAGATCTGTGTTATTGCATCATTTTTGCGGCTTCTCTCTCTTTATTGTATAGTCTGAAATCGGAGATTTGTGGTTGTGGATATAATTGCAGGTTCCCGTCAACTTGGGCAGTTGAGCACCTCCACGGGCATGCGAGGAACGGCTTATTCCTTCCACTTCTGTAACCATAGCTACTAGATATTGTttgttagttttctttttcctttcttccatTTTGACCGAAGAGATTGGAGCTGGGCATTTTCAGAGCCTACACGATATGGGCTATCTGAATTCAGTCTTATCTTGCTCGAGCCAGATTCATGCTGCCGAGGAGGCACCTGTAAGCGGCGGAGGATTAAGGTAGATTCGTTGTTTCATGTTCGTAAATCTGTCTGGTGGATTCATAGATGGTTAGATTGATTAATATATTATTCTGTGGATTTGtggttttgtttcaatttcgaTGTTGAAAGAACAGAATCTTTTTAAAGTTTGGCCGTGCTTTCTGAGTAATATTATTCCTTATTGTGTGATCGATTGGGTTTGTAATTTATCGATGTTTATTTAAAGTGCCTTTAATTTGAGATTCCTTGATGATTATCTTCGTCTCTGAAACTTATGCGTAGTCCCTTCGTCAATTCAAGTATGCGATTGACTGGCAAGGATAATGTTGATTTGAAGTACCCCTGGCTCCGGTTGAAGGAATAAATCTCAATTTCAGGACGGTGGAGGTTGAAGTTTTTTCTGATGGTTTTATTGTTCATAACGAAGTTGATTGTGCTGATAGATGGTTTTGCTTGTAGGGCGTTATTGGATTGTTGCTTTTCTCTACATATCTAAGAATTtgattgtttcttctttctgattaATTTTCATTATGAGCTGTTAGAAGTATACTGAAAATATCTTTTTACTTGATGCAGTCAGAATGGAAAGTTCAGCTACGGATATGCTAGCTCTCCAGGGAAGAGATCTTCGATGGAAGATTTTTATGAGACACGAATTGATGGTGTGGAAGGAGAAATAGTTGGTCTATTTGGTGTTTTCGATGGTACGGCAAATTTCTGCTCGCTCATCAATGTTTATATCTAATATGTATTGCAGCTTCGGTGGTTTCTGGTGATATACAGCTATGTCGTGATGTGTATTAAATCTATCACTTGAGGCTGCTCTTATATCTGGTAATTTCAAGGAAAAACTCTAAATTTTGCCCTTTTGTGGTCTCAGGTCATGGTGGAGCACGAGCTGCGGAGTATGTTAAGCACAATCTTTTTAGTAATTTGATCAGCCATCCAAAGTTCATTTCAGATACCAAATCCGCTATAGGTATGCGCCTTATTTTTCTCTTACTTTAATCCTAAGCTTCTTTCATTTGCTTGCCTaatcaaatgtttgttttatcTCTAATCAAATGACTTCTTGCGCAGCTGATGCATACAACCACACAGACACAGAATTTCTGAAGTCGGAAAATAACCAAAACAGAGATGCTGGATCAACTGCTTCCACTGCCATCCTAGTTGGGGACCGCTTACTTGTTGCAAATGTGGGCGATTCTAGAGCAGTTATTTGCCGGGGTGGCACTGGTGAGAATTTCCATTCATTTCCATGTTTTCCTGAGGGTTTCCTGACCCTCTCCTCTTTTAAAGTTCGGTTgatcatagtttgtaaactagttGGTGCAAATTTTATGACTCAATGTTCCTTTTTAATTCATATTTTGGTAGACCTGTTCAGTTA
This region includes:
- the LOC120086384 gene encoding probable protein phosphatase 2C 59, producing the protein MGYLNSVLSCSSQIHAAEEAPVSGGGLSQNGKFSYGYASSPGKRSSMEDFYETRIDGVEGEIVGLFGVFDGHGGARAAEYVKHNLFSNLISHPKFISDTKSAIADAYNHTDTEFLKSENNQNRDAGSTASTAILVGDRLLVANVGDSRAVICRGGTAIAVSRDHKPDQTDERRRIEDAGGFVMWAGTWRVGGVLAVSRAFGDRLLKQYVVADPEIQEEKIDSSLEFLILASDGLWDVVSNEEAVAMTKPIQDPEEAAKRLMQEAYQRGSADNITCVVVRFLANQGSPSRGTSG